A window from Mogibacterium neglectum encodes these proteins:
- the csn2 gene encoding type II-A CRISPR-associated protein Csn2, which produces MKLVIKSCNLIVDLEENIIDIFVIENPRVMTSVILDTINNSKLDSKIILIENDGEDIPSSKYEFITSPFTISLNSKKLLGSALKDIEASICENYYDKFQEINTDILNLLDQAILDLPYDVSFDCIKEIKDIIKACDISFEEKQLSLLEKITDYIKLESKILKLKCIIFVNIHDFLDDDEIQLLYKEAFYQKVQIIMIESHEINKKTCERVHVIDQSQCIIEY; this is translated from the coding sequence TTGAAACTTGTAATCAAATCATGTAATCTGATAGTGGATCTTGAAGAAAATATCATAGATATATTCGTTATAGAGAATCCACGAGTAATGACTAGTGTTATATTAGATACCATTAATAATTCAAAATTAGATAGTAAAATAATATTAATAGAAAATGATGGTGAAGATATTCCAAGCTCTAAGTATGAATTTATAACTTCTCCATTTACAATTAGTTTAAATAGCAAGAAATTATTGGGAAGTGCTTTAAAAGATATAGAAGCAAGCATCTGTGAAAATTACTATGATAAATTTCAGGAGATAAACACGGATATTTTAAACCTCCTCGATCAAGCTATTCTGGATTTGCCATATGATGTATCTTTCGATTGTATTAAGGAGATAAAAGATATAATTAAGGCATGTGATATCTCTTTTGAAGAAAAGCAGCTAAGCTTACTTGAAAAGATAACAGATTATATAAAATTAGAATCTAAAATCCTTAAGCTAAAGTGCATCATCTTTGTAAACATACATGACTTTCTCGATGATGATGAAATTCAGTTATTATATAAAGAAGCCTTTTACCAAAAGGTGCAAATAATAATGATCGAGTCACATGAGATAAATAAAAAAACATGTGAGAGAGTGCATGTAATTGACCAATCACAATGTATAATAGAATACTGA
- a CDS encoding chemotaxis protein — protein MPKGTPNAQTKATEKYQKKAGLINKSYKLKKEVVEEFKETCDALGVSQASALTGLMKQFISENRSFLK, from the coding sequence ATGCCAAAAGGAACCCCTAATGCTCAGACAAAAGCAACAGAAAAATATCAAAAGAAAGCAGGACTAATAAATAAGTCATACAAGTTAAAAAAGGAAGTAGTAGAAGAATTTAAAGAAACGTGTGATGCGCTAGGAGTAAGCCAAGCGTCAGCGCTTACTGGTTTAATGAAACAGTTTATTTCAGAAAACAGGTCATTTTTGAAATAA
- the cas9 gene encoding type II CRISPR RNA-guided endonuclease Cas9 (Cas9, originally named Csn1, is the large, multifunctional signature protein of type II CRISPR/Cas systems. It is well known even to general audiences because its RNA-guided endonuclease activity has made it a popular tool for custom editing of eukaryotic genomes.), translated as MHGKWKALLDGKFITSEKYARLTRHSYAFSDDEKAGFISRQLVETSQATKAITRIFSQAFDNNTKIVFSKARLVSDFRQKFKLPKSRVLNCYHHANDAYLNIVVGNSYYVKFEGNPARFIKESKGKENDKKYKYHLSKFFENTVQNKNEIAWSVEEGNNTITTVKRIMAKYSPLVTYKTEEGKGEYFKETIYPKSKAKPLVYTGLKTKNTPLNDVTKYGGKTAIGTSGYCFVKYTEKNKEVRKFETLPIYLGSSRTLTVERIQEYLKESYLEKGMNQAAETVEVVIRFVPRKTELMLDGYKYTIGGSTGDTMYINGIKQINMPYEVTEYMHKIEKAKENNDYTEIDKYGNRIITKQKNIFMINVIIEKMESNALNTKKNITTDTIKNGILRFETLELSKQASMILDIINNIYGAKQTVDLSSIGGSAESGKCKVSRKLDKFKEAKIITKSYTGLFERQIDLLKI; from the coding sequence ATGCATGGTAAATGGAAAGCCTTACTGGATGGTAAGTTCATCACTAGCGAGAAATATGCAAGACTTACTAGACATAGTTATGCATTCTCAGATGATGAAAAAGCTGGATTTATAAGTAGGCAGTTGGTCGAGACAAGTCAAGCAACTAAAGCTATAACAAGAATCTTCTCACAAGCATTTGATAACAATACAAAGATAGTATTCTCTAAAGCAAGACTAGTTTCTGACTTTAGGCAGAAGTTTAAATTGCCAAAATCCAGAGTCTTAAACTGCTATCACCATGCTAACGACGCATATCTAAATATCGTCGTTGGAAATTCGTATTATGTGAAGTTTGAGGGCAATCCTGCAAGATTTATAAAAGAATCCAAGGGAAAAGAAAATGACAAGAAATATAAGTATCACTTAAGTAAGTTCTTTGAGAACACAGTGCAGAATAAGAATGAGATTGCATGGAGTGTGGAAGAAGGTAACAACACTATTACTACCGTCAAGCGAATAATGGCAAAATATTCTCCTCTAGTAACATATAAGACTGAAGAGGGCAAAGGGGAATATTTTAAGGAAACTATTTATCCTAAGTCAAAGGCAAAGCCACTTGTATATACAGGGCTTAAAACTAAGAATACTCCGCTTAACGATGTTACGAAATATGGCGGAAAAACTGCTATTGGAACATCGGGGTACTGCTTCGTAAAATACACTGAAAAGAACAAAGAAGTTAGGAAATTCGAGACACTGCCGATATATCTAGGAAGTAGCAGAACGCTTACTGTTGAGAGAATTCAGGAATATCTAAAAGAATCGTACTTGGAAAAAGGTATGAATCAGGCGGCTGAAACTGTTGAAGTTGTAATAAGATTTGTGCCTAGAAAAACAGAACTAATGTTAGATGGGTATAAATATACTATTGGCGGAAGTACTGGTGATACCATGTATATAAACGGAATTAAACAAATAAATATGCCGTATGAAGTTACTGAATATATGCATAAAATCGAAAAGGCTAAAGAGAATAATGATTATACTGAAATAGATAAATATGGAAATAGGATAATCACTAAACAGAAAAATATTTTCATGATTAATGTAATAATTGAAAAGATGGAGAGTAATGCACTTAATACGAAAAAAAATATTACTACTGACACTATAAAAAATGGAATATTGAGGTTTGAAACACTTGAGTTATCAAAACAAGCATCGATGATATTAGATATCATTAATAATATCTATGGGGCTAAACAAACTGTCGATTTAAGTTCGATTGGAGGAAGTGCAGAAAGTGGCAAGTGTAAAGTGTCTAGGAAACTAGACAAGTTTAAAGAAGCCAAAATAATTACAAAATCATATACCGGATTATTCGAAAGACAAATTGATTTACTAAAGATATGA
- the ygiD gene encoding 4,5-DOPA dioxygenase extradiol, which produces MPTIFVGHGSPMIALEDNNITKQFGSIGRNIIERYGRPKGILMISAHWYTSGTLIESAEEPQQIYDMYGFPHDLYKVRYRVQGSSELTNRVKELLSDEVSTNDEWGIDHGAWTILVHMFPAADIPVVQLSVDRNLTEAEAFEMGRKLSVLREEGYLIVCSGNIVHNLTLVDWSNAGGSQLADDFDDVVKSIVLSGDYSTLINGIERRSDYNYAVPTKDHFYPLLYILGASEGSTAQVFNNVRNIGSISMTSYLFE; this is translated from the coding sequence ATGCCAACGATATTCGTCGGACATGGAAGCCCAATGATTGCGCTCGAAGATAACAACATAACAAAACAATTCGGAAGCATCGGCCGCAATATAATAGAACGATACGGTAGACCAAAAGGAATCCTTATGATTTCCGCGCACTGGTACACAAGCGGTACATTAATAGAAAGCGCAGAAGAGCCTCAGCAAATCTACGATATGTACGGATTTCCTCATGACCTATATAAAGTGAGATACCGAGTACAAGGTAGTTCAGAACTAACGAATAGGGTGAAAGAGCTGCTAAGCGATGAAGTATCAACAAATGACGAATGGGGAATCGACCACGGCGCTTGGACTATACTAGTCCATATGTTCCCAGCTGCGGACATCCCAGTGGTTCAGCTGAGTGTTGATAGGAATCTAACAGAAGCAGAAGCATTTGAGATGGGACGCAAACTTTCTGTGCTAAGAGAAGAAGGCTACCTGATTGTGTGTAGCGGTAACATCGTACATAATCTCACACTGGTTGACTGGAGCAACGCTGGCGGCAGTCAGCTTGCCGACGACTTCGATGATGTTGTAAAAAGCATCGTGTTAAGCGGTGATTACAGCACTCTTATAAATGGCATAGAGCGTCGTAGCGATTACAATTACGCCGTTCCGACAAAGGATCACTTTTACCCGCTACTCTACATACTCGGAGCAAGCGAGGGAAGCACAGCTCAGGTCTTTAACAACGTAAGGAACATCGGATCAATCTCAATGACATCTTATTTATTTGAATAA
- the cas2 gene encoding CRISPR-associated endonuclease Cas2 gives MRIIVLFDLPVETAEDRSEYGKFRRSLIKAGFLMMQESIYCKLAVNSTMAESIVANVKKFKPPRGLVQILKITEKQYSKIEFVVGESESETIDSDETLVIL, from the coding sequence ATGCGGATTATTGTGCTATTTGATTTGCCTGTAGAAACTGCAGAAGATAGGTCTGAGTATGGCAAATTTCGAAGGAGTCTTATAAAAGCAGGATTCTTAATGATGCAAGAATCCATATATTGTAAGCTAGCAGTTAATTCGACAATGGCTGAAAGCATCGTGGCAAATGTTAAGAAATTCAAACCTCCTAGAGGATTGGTTCAGATACTAAAAATAACAGAGAAGCAATATTCTAAGATAGAGTTTGTAGTGGGGGAAAGTGAGTCTGAAACTATCGACTCAGATGAAACATTGGTGATACTTTGA
- a CDS encoding 5-methylcytosine restriction system specificity protein McrC: MKQLKIKDNQYLPKEDFYQVKSIVSHVSDKTLEQLEREGVFVFPEIIKDAEDITKDQMILQSCNDMYCSGNVMGFFGLDDERLVIESRFSLGDNDYFFQYLLEKVLDFPNFISLDTDANQEERMFNLLLFLFPHYLKVAARKGAFKTYINKKYNDGNVRGTIDIARHIKRNIPFVGDIAYNQREYSFDNYLVELIRHTIEHIKSKSFGYNLLNKVKDEVKLVIDATPKYRATDRRHVLEANRKNTIRHAYYHEYSDLQRLCILILQNQKHKFGDGRRKVYGILFDGAWLWEEYINSLIGDMFYHPMNKSGTGAQRLFAGGVGLIYPDFIGKNPADRVIADAKYKPIDNIGNKDYLQVLAYMFRFDSKRGYYLYPDSADSGSKCLMMNEGSTYEGNVKARTDICITKLGLRIPSESKDYKDFKKQIRINEIAFVKSIK, from the coding sequence ATGAAGCAGCTCAAAATTAAGGATAATCAATACCTGCCAAAAGAGGATTTTTATCAAGTAAAATCCATAGTCTCGCACGTTTCCGACAAGACGCTTGAGCAGCTTGAACGAGAGGGTGTATTCGTATTTCCTGAGATTATCAAGGATGCGGAAGACATAACCAAGGATCAGATGATTCTACAAAGCTGTAACGATATGTATTGCTCTGGAAACGTCATGGGCTTCTTCGGATTGGACGATGAACGCCTTGTAATCGAATCTAGATTTAGCCTTGGTGATAATGACTATTTCTTCCAGTACCTATTAGAAAAGGTACTGGATTTTCCTAATTTCATAAGTCTTGATACGGATGCTAATCAGGAGGAGCGGATGTTTAATCTGCTTCTATTTCTATTCCCTCACTATCTCAAAGTCGCTGCTAGAAAAGGTGCTTTCAAGACATATATCAACAAAAAATATAACGATGGAAACGTAAGAGGAACAATAGATATTGCAAGGCATATCAAGAGGAATATTCCATTTGTAGGTGATATCGCATACAACCAGAGGGAATATTCATTTGATAATTATCTCGTGGAGCTAATAAGGCATACCATTGAGCACATCAAGAGTAAATCATTCGGCTACAATCTTCTTAACAAAGTAAAGGATGAGGTAAAGCTCGTTATAGACGCCACTCCTAAATACAGGGCGACAGATAGAAGACACGTTCTCGAAGCAAACAGGAAAAACACTATTCGTCATGCGTACTATCACGAATACAGTGACCTTCAAAGACTATGCATATTAATCCTTCAAAATCAGAAGCACAAGTTCGGTGACGGACGTCGAAAAGTTTACGGCATCCTGTTCGATGGTGCGTGGCTATGGGAGGAATACATTAATTCCCTTATCGGCGATATGTTCTATCATCCAATGAATAAGTCTGGCACTGGCGCACAGAGGCTATTTGCTGGTGGTGTTGGATTGATATATCCAGATTTCATAGGGAAGAATCCAGCTGATAGAGTCATCGCCGATGCTAAATATAAGCCAATTGATAATATCGGGAACAAAGACTATCTGCAGGTGCTCGCCTATATGTTCAGGTTCGACTCTAAACGCGGATACTATCTATATCCTGACTCAGCTGATTCAGGCAGTAAATGCCTAATGATGAATGAAGGTTCAACCTACGAAGGAAATGTGAAAGCTAGAACAGATATCTGCATAACCAAGCTGGGGCTGAGGATTCCGAGTGAGTCAAAAGATTATAAGGATTTTAAGAAACAAATTAGGATTAATGAAATAGCCTTTGTAAAATCGATTAAATAA
- the cas1 gene encoding type II CRISPR-associated endonuclease Cas1 has translation MSWRTVVISQSSKLDYQLGYMVVRQEKIHKIYISEIHTLVIETTAVSITASLLAELVKQKVKVIFCDEKRNPSSELVPYYGSHDSSAKIRSQVKWDDSIKGEIWTEIIKEKISQQKFHLQDLRLPEAGLLESYIGQVEFADKTNREGHAAKVYFNALFGLDFTRGSDIPINAALNYGYALILSSFTRHIAANGYLTQLGLFHDNMFNPFNLASDLMEPFRVIVDRKVKSLKLEVFDKEEKRIMIDILNEVVSINYRQETVTNAIKIYCKSVFDAIENRDISDLRFYQYGI, from the coding sequence ATGAGCTGGCGTACAGTAGTAATATCACAAAGCTCTAAGCTTGATTATCAGCTTGGTTATATGGTTGTGAGACAGGAGAAGATTCACAAGATTTATATAAGTGAAATTCACACATTGGTTATAGAAACAACTGCTGTTTCTATAACCGCCTCGCTTCTTGCGGAATTAGTTAAGCAAAAGGTTAAGGTAATATTTTGTGATGAGAAAAGAAATCCTTCATCTGAACTAGTACCTTACTATGGTTCACATGATTCAAGTGCTAAGATTAGAAGTCAAGTGAAATGGGATGATAGTATCAAAGGTGAGATTTGGACTGAAATTATTAAAGAGAAAATAAGTCAGCAGAAATTTCACCTACAAGATTTGAGACTTCCAGAGGCTGGTCTATTAGAATCATACATTGGTCAAGTAGAATTTGCAGATAAGACAAATAGAGAAGGGCATGCGGCCAAAGTTTATTTTAATGCTTTATTTGGACTCGATTTTACTCGTGGCTCTGATATTCCGATAAATGCTGCATTAAACTATGGTTATGCCCTGATACTCTCTTCATTTACGAGGCATATTGCAGCAAATGGATATCTAACTCAGCTTGGCTTGTTCCATGACAACATGTTTAACCCTTTTAATCTAGCATCAGACTTAATGGAACCTTTTAGAGTTATCGTAGATAGGAAAGTTAAAAGTCTTAAGCTTGAAGTGTTTGACAAAGAAGAAAAAAGAATTATGATAGATATTCTTAATGAAGTTGTAAGTATTAATTACAGGCAAGAGACAGTAACTAATGCTATAAAAATCTATTGCAAGAGCGTATTTGACGCCATTGAGAACAGGGATATATCAGATTTGAGATTTTACCAATATGGGATATAG
- a CDS encoding AAA family ATPase: MTTTTQEKYELTITADNLISTDTRFNIDNLNLGDNYEPIDAYYVTSDNELIRRKRNKGEQRISNQTLPRLAMQIFERKLIALSKEAKKEFPICKYSPGQAIIRGIFSSVEEYRDYKKSVEYLIYRREGGPQFVIYSWNMFSTLNFVQECVKRFGKQGEKFVLIYRDKTEKTKKDDKVEKIIIDDTVKTLIECKIPYSKLLLESKNLIFRGAPGTGKSYLAKQIAADIISNGYTDKWADLTEEQRRQVEFVQFHPSYDYSDFVEGLRPKMNEDGSMGFELQDGIFKSFVDRARRNFEDSQKPKEVREKEISSNTALEEFFADIEFGEEEFRTIKGSKFTITNMDDKHIYLAIPGNETVNKLSLNIDELRKMLESGLDFNKVSDITKFFGKQFGTQNYSYDFALFKAIKEAGKTNRKTKVEAEPLKKFIFIIDEINRGEISKILGELFFAIDPGYRGQAGEVATQYSNMHVNPDEKFYIPENVYIIGTMNDIDRSVDSFDFAMRRRFRFVEVRAESTQDMLDTIADEDTKNEAIARMDRLNAEILKVEGLNENYQIGASYFLKLKYLDFDDFWTDYLEPLLQEYVRGLYDEKGIMKRFARAYGYSALDEGATDEAAQN; this comes from the coding sequence ATGACCACCACAACTCAAGAAAAATACGAACTAACCATCACCGCCGACAACCTAATTTCAACAGATACAAGGTTTAATATAGACAACCTAAACCTAGGTGACAACTACGAACCTATAGATGCATATTATGTAACTTCTGATAATGAGTTGATCAGAAGAAAAAGAAATAAAGGGGAGCAACGTATATCTAATCAAACGCTTCCTCGTCTTGCTATGCAGATTTTCGAAAGAAAACTCATAGCATTGTCAAAGGAAGCCAAGAAGGAGTTTCCTATCTGTAAGTACAGCCCTGGGCAGGCAATTATTAGGGGTATTTTTTCAAGTGTAGAAGAATATCGTGATTACAAGAAATCAGTTGAGTATTTAATCTACAGACGAGAGGGTGGTCCACAGTTTGTAATTTATTCATGGAATATGTTTTCAACATTGAACTTTGTTCAAGAGTGTGTAAAGAGATTTGGAAAGCAAGGCGAGAAGTTTGTCCTTATATATAGGGACAAAACCGAAAAAACAAAGAAAGATGACAAAGTTGAAAAAATAATCATTGATGATACAGTAAAGACTTTGATTGAGTGTAAAATTCCATACTCAAAACTACTACTCGAATCCAAAAACCTCATCTTCAGAGGTGCACCGGGAACTGGTAAATCATATCTTGCTAAGCAGATAGCCGCAGACATAATAAGCAACGGATACACAGACAAATGGGCTGATCTAACAGAGGAACAGAGAAGACAAGTCGAGTTTGTACAGTTCCATCCAAGCTATGATTATTCAGATTTTGTTGAAGGTTTAAGACCTAAAATGAATGAAGACGGAAGCATGGGCTTTGAACTGCAAGACGGTATATTTAAAAGCTTTGTAGATAGAGCAAGACGAAACTTCGAGGATTCTCAGAAGCCTAAAGAGGTAAGGGAGAAAGAAATATCTTCTAACACCGCACTAGAGGAATTTTTTGCAGATATTGAGTTCGGAGAGGAAGAATTTAGAACTATAAAAGGCAGTAAGTTTACTATCACAAATATGGATGATAAGCATATTTACCTTGCAATACCAGGCAACGAGACAGTAAACAAACTAAGTTTAAATATCGATGAATTACGAAAGATGCTCGAGTCAGGACTCGACTTCAATAAAGTAAGTGATATCACGAAGTTCTTTGGTAAGCAGTTCGGTACCCAGAATTACTCGTATGATTTCGCTTTATTTAAAGCCATCAAAGAAGCTGGGAAGACTAACCGAAAGACAAAAGTCGAAGCAGAGCCTTTAAAGAAATTCATCTTCATCATCGATGAGATAAACCGTGGAGAGATTTCAAAAATCCTCGGTGAGCTATTCTTTGCAATTGATCCAGGATACCGTGGACAAGCTGGTGAAGTAGCAACTCAGTACTCAAATATGCACGTTAACCCAGATGAGAAGTTCTACATCCCTGAGAATGTATATATCATAGGCACGATGAACGATATCGACAGGTCCGTAGATAGCTTCGATTTTGCTATGCGCAGAAGGTTTAGGTTCGTTGAGGTGAGAGCTGAATCTACACAGGATATGCTAGATACAATAGCCGATGAAGACACTAAGAATGAGGCAATTGCAAGGATGGATAGACTGAATGCTGAGATTCTCAAAGTAGAGGGCCTAAACGAGAACTATCAGATTGGTGCTTCGTATTTCCTTAAACTAAAGTATCTGGATTTCGATGACTTTTGGACTGACTATCTTGAGCCACTACTGCAAGAATATGTGCGTGGTCTCTATGACGAAAAGGGCATCATGAAGAGGTTTGCTAGAGCGTATGGATATTCTGCGCTAGATGAAGGTGCTACAGATGAAGCAGCTCAAAATTAA
- the cas9 gene encoding type II CRISPR RNA-guided endonuclease Cas9 (Cas9, originally named Csn1, is the large, multifunctional signature protein of type II CRISPR/Cas systems. It is well known even to general audiences because its RNA-guided endonuclease activity has made it a popular tool for custom editing of eukaryotic genomes.), whose translation MDNKKEYYIGLDMGTNSVGWAVTDTEYNLMRAKGKDIWGVRLFTEAQPAVNRRTKRVQRRRIEREKARKAMFKLFFSDAIDAVDPGFFQRLDESFLQYEDRSDSNKQMNALFNDGSYTDFDYYNEYPTIFHLRKALLHEDREFDVRLVYLAILNMFSHRGHFLNTNMSSDDDRDNNFDSAWKELIDAFETSQLSNNKEINNISALLDISKYPEIKQIIGDRGKTRSAKFDALRELLGVPKSEKHICAVLKLVCGLKVTVKELLSNIENPSVDSECLKVSISFTDSNLEENLDKIQEVLEDEYFDVILKAKSVYEICLLSSILGNNKYLSYSRVEMYERHKQDLQDLKSLLAEYDKDAYEKIFRTMDVGSYSAYVGSVNSHGNKIRRLGTTSANSGTAKEDLYKLVKKVLNDSVPEDNVVKARILDKIEKDCFLEKQLTSNNGVIPNQVHTIELKRILSNAERYLKFLQDIDEDGLSIKDKIIQLFEFQIPYYVGPLGREFNGVKGYNNWAVRTEEGLKPGVKVMPWNFDKYIDRTASAEEFIKRMLRRCSYMSDEYTLPKHSLAYEKFIVLNEINNIKIDNERISVKAKQGIYNDLFTLGNKVSKKKIKEYLVKHNYARDDVEITGLSDETCTTKLASLGKFRAVFGDAVFKQSNKDIIEDIIYWSTIYSGDRKIIREKIEDRYPNTFDKKQLNKILGFKFEGWGNLSKKFLEMQGTSKVTGEIDSIIGFMWNGQENLMELLSDNYTFTSQLNGMMDDTIKPLSSWKIEDLEDMYLSPSVKRMVWQTMKIVDELQSVIGYAPKRVSVEVTRGDGQKERTTSRKQKLIDLYKNIKGETKDWIKEIENRDESAFKSRKLFLYYMQQGMCMYSGEKIDLDNLMNDNLYDLDHIYPQHFTKDDSIHNNLVLVKKEFNARKSDMPITKAIKQKCMVNGKPYWMVSSSLARNMQDLLDIVMHSQMMKKLDL comes from the coding sequence ATGGATAACAAAAAGGAATACTACATCGGCTTGGACATGGGAACTAACTCTGTAGGATGGGCAGTTACCGATACAGAATATAACCTTATGCGTGCAAAGGGTAAAGACATATGGGGTGTGCGACTATTTACAGAAGCTCAGCCAGCGGTGAATCGTAGAACTAAGAGAGTTCAGCGCCGTAGAATTGAAAGAGAAAAGGCTAGAAAGGCAATGTTCAAATTGTTCTTTTCAGATGCGATTGATGCTGTTGATCCAGGTTTCTTCCAGCGCCTCGACGAGAGCTTTCTGCAGTATGAAGACAGGTCAGATTCTAATAAGCAGATGAATGCTCTGTTTAATGATGGCAGCTATACAGATTTTGATTACTATAATGAATATCCAACAATTTTCCATCTTAGAAAAGCATTACTTCACGAAGACAGAGAGTTCGACGTGAGACTCGTTTACCTTGCTATTCTAAATATGTTCTCGCACAGAGGACATTTTCTCAATACCAACATGTCATCGGACGACGACAGGGATAATAATTTCGACAGTGCATGGAAAGAACTAATAGATGCATTCGAGACTTCCCAGTTAAGCAATAACAAAGAAATTAACAACATATCAGCTTTACTAGATATTTCAAAGTATCCAGAGATTAAACAGATAATAGGAGATAGAGGTAAGACAAGGTCAGCTAAATTTGATGCGCTCCGAGAACTACTTGGTGTGCCCAAGAGTGAGAAACATATTTGTGCTGTGCTTAAGTTAGTGTGCGGGCTAAAGGTTACTGTAAAAGAACTTTTATCTAATATTGAAAATCCTTCGGTCGATTCAGAATGCCTTAAAGTATCAATTAGTTTTACTGATTCGAACCTAGAAGAGAATTTAGATAAGATTCAAGAAGTTCTGGAAGATGAGTATTTTGATGTAATTTTAAAGGCTAAGAGCGTATATGAGATTTGCCTATTATCATCGATACTCGGCAATAACAAGTATCTATCATATTCTAGAGTTGAGATGTACGAACGTCACAAACAGGATTTGCAAGATTTAAAATCACTACTTGCTGAGTATGACAAGGATGCTTATGAAAAGATATTTAGGACAATGGATGTCGGCTCATATAGTGCTTACGTTGGAAGTGTGAACAGTCACGGTAACAAAATTAGAAGACTAGGGACAACTAGTGCTAATTCTGGAACAGCAAAGGAAGACCTATATAAACTTGTAAAAAAGGTACTCAACGACTCAGTGCCTGAGGATAATGTGGTAAAAGCAAGAATCTTGGATAAGATTGAGAAAGATTGCTTCCTAGAGAAACAGCTAACTAGCAATAATGGGGTAATCCCAAACCAGGTACACACAATAGAGCTTAAGCGCATACTTTCCAATGCTGAGAGGTATCTAAAGTTCCTTCAAGATATAGATGAAGATGGCTTGTCCATTAAGGATAAAATCATTCAGTTATTTGAATTCCAGATTCCATACTACGTAGGACCACTAGGTAGAGAGTTTAATGGCGTAAAAGGCTATAACAACTGGGCAGTTAGAACTGAAGAGGGACTAAAACCTGGTGTTAAAGTTATGCCTTGGAACTTTGATAAATACATAGATAGAACAGCATCCGCAGAAGAATTTATAAAGCGTATGCTTAGAAGATGCTCGTATATGTCCGATGAGTATACACTACCTAAGCATTCCTTAGCGTATGAAAAATTTATAGTTCTAAATGAAATTAACAACATTAAGATAGACAACGAAAGAATCAGTGTTAAAGCTAAGCAAGGCATTTATAATGATTTGTTCACATTAGGGAATAAAGTGTCAAAGAAGAAAATAAAAGAATATTTAGTTAAACACAATTATGCTCGCGATGATGTTGAAATTACAGGATTATCTGATGAAACATGCACAACAAAACTTGCATCGCTTGGTAAGTTTAGGGCTGTATTTGGCGATGCTGTGTTTAAGCAATCCAATAAGGACATCATAGAGGACATCATCTACTGGAGCACTATATACAGCGGTGATAGAAAAATCATCCGAGAAAAAATCGAAGATAGATACCCAAATACATTTGACAAGAAACAGCTTAATAAGATATTAGGATTCAAATTCGAAGGATGGGGGAATCTATCTAAGAAATTTCTTGAGATGCAAGGAACATCCAAAGTAACTGGTGAGATAGATAGTATCATCGGCTTTATGTGGAATGGACAAGAAAATCTAATGGAGCTTCTCAGTGACAACTATACATTTACTAGCCAGCTGAATGGAATGATGGATGATACAATCAAACCTCTTTCTAGCTGGAAAATAGAAGACCTTGAGGATATGTATCTGTCGCCATCTGTAAAAAGAATGGTATGGCAGACTATGAAGATTGTAGATGAATTACAATCTGTAATTGGTTATGCTCCAAAACGAGTATCTGTCGAAGTTACACGAGGAGATGGGCAGAAAGAAAGAACTACATCTAGAAAGCAGAAGCTCATAGATTTATATAAGAACATAAAAGGTGAGACTAAAGACTGGATTAAAGAGATCGAGAACCGAGATGAATCCGCATTCAAGAGCAGAAAACTTTTCCTCTATTATATGCAGCAAGGAATGTGTATGTACTCTGGAGAGAAGATTGATTTAGATAACTTGATGAACGATAACCTATATGACTTGGATCACATTTATCCTCAGCACTTTACAAAGGACGATAGTATTCATAATAATTTAGTCCTTGTAAAGAAAGAGTTCAATGCTCGTAAGAGTGACATGCCAATCACTAAAGCAATCAAGCAAAAATGCATGGTAAATGGAAAGCCTTACTGGATGGTAAGTTCATCACTAGCGAGAAATATGCAAGACTTACTAGACATAGTTATGCATTCTCAGATGATGAAAAAGCTGGATTTATAA